The following are encoded in a window of Congzhengia minquanensis genomic DNA:
- a CDS encoding UDP-N-acetylglucosamine diphosphorylase, with the protein MAREDIIKKHKAAGVVFVDENNVYIDETVLIGDGTVVEPNVRITGSTKIGRNALIGFCSDIANCEIGDNVTVKHSVLTDSKIGAGTNIGPFAYVRPNCCVGENVKLGDFVEIKNSNIGDGTKLAHLTYVGDADVGKHINFGCGTVVVNYDGKNKHRTVIEDGAFIGCNTNLVSPVTVGENAYTAAGSTITEDVPADTLAIARARQVIKDNWKRK; encoded by the coding sequence TTGGCAAGAGAAGATATTATCAAAAAGCACAAGGCCGCCGGCGTTGTGTTTGTTGATGAAAACAACGTGTATATCGACGAAACGGTTCTCATAGGAGATGGTACCGTGGTTGAGCCTAATGTGCGCATTACGGGCAGCACAAAAATCGGCAGAAACGCGCTGATTGGCTTTTGTTCAGACATTGCAAACTGCGAAATCGGCGATAACGTTACCGTGAAGCATTCGGTTTTAACCGACAGCAAAATCGGAGCAGGCACCAACATTGGCCCCTTCGCCTATGTGCGTCCCAACTGCTGTGTGGGTGAAAATGTAAAGCTTGGCGACTTTGTGGAAATTAAAAACTCCAACATTGGCGACGGAACAAAGCTTGCCCATTTAACCTATGTGGGCGACGCCGACGTTGGCAAACATATAAACTTTGGCTGCGGCACGGTTGTGGTGAACTACGACGGGAAAAACAAGCATAGAACTGTGATTGAAGACGGCGCGTTCATCGGCTGCAACACAAATCTTGTTTCACCTGTAACAGTAGGTGAAAATGCATACACCGCCGCAGGCTCCACCATAACGGAGGACGTGCCGGCAGACACCCTGGCAATTGCACGGGCGCGCCAGGTGATTAAAGACAACTGGAAACGCAAATAA
- a CDS encoding ATP-binding protein: MAYDAELYREIEAEYEDIRRQNEVDLAERRERVFKNVPEAFDVDNEIKMLGLKLYKIALSGGNVQQQVKNLRTQQKQLLSKRDALLVENGYATDELSERFLCAKCRDTGAVGTELCDCYKRKLVLKAYERSNLSSQLKNQSFKTFDLSLYSDEQSIDFGISPREHMKGILNTCLGFVNNFGKTDKSLLFWGAPGLGKTFLSTCIAKELIKKGYSVIYETAYQTFSMLEELKFKRTDDYDKLKFKVDKLYTCDLLILDDLGSEFSTQYTNAALFDILNSRLISGKKTVINTNLSVAEFEYKYSERVASRIIGHFLMLHFIGSDIRLEKSVNDLK; this comes from the coding sequence ATGGCTTATGACGCGGAACTCTACAGGGAAATTGAAGCGGAGTATGAAGACATCAGACGGCAGAATGAGGTGGATTTGGCAGAGCGCCGGGAGCGCGTGTTTAAAAACGTGCCCGAAGCGTTCGATGTGGACAACGAAATTAAAATGTTGGGCCTAAAGCTTTATAAAATCGCCTTGTCCGGCGGGAATGTGCAGCAGCAGGTAAAAAATTTGCGCACCCAGCAAAAACAGCTGCTTTCCAAGCGTGACGCTTTGCTGGTTGAAAACGGATATGCCACTGACGAGCTTTCTGAACGGTTTTTGTGCGCCAAATGCCGCGATACCGGGGCTGTGGGAACAGAGCTTTGCGACTGTTATAAACGCAAGCTGGTGCTAAAGGCCTATGAGCGGTCGAACCTATCCTCCCAGCTGAAAAACCAGAGCTTTAAAACCTTTGATTTGTCGCTTTATTCCGATGAACAAAGCATAGATTTTGGTATTTCCCCCAGGGAGCATATGAAAGGGATTTTAAACACCTGCCTGGGCTTTGTCAATAACTTCGGCAAAACTGACAAAAGCCTGCTGTTTTGGGGCGCACCGGGGCTGGGAAAGACGTTTCTTTCCACCTGCATTGCAAAGGAACTGATTAAAAAGGGCTATTCCGTCATATACGAAACGGCTTATCAAACCTTTTCCATGCTGGAGGAACTAAAGTTTAAACGGACGGATGACTACGACAAACTGAAGTTTAAGGTCGACAAGCTATACACCTGTGATTTGCTGATTTTAGACGATTTGGGCAGCGAGTTTTCCACACAGTATACCAACGCGGCTCTGTTCGATATTTTAAACTCCCGGCTGATTTCCGGCAAAAAAACGGTAATTAACACAAACCTGTCTGTTGCAGAGTTTGAATATAAATATTCCGAGCGCGTTGCGTCGAGAATTATAGGGCACTTTCTGATGCTTCACTTTATCGGAAGCGACATTCGTTTGGAAAAATCGGTAAACGATTTAAAATAA
- a CDS encoding DnaD domain protein, with translation MILNPISSGPEQGFIKVPDAACEKLIKTGNTVYLAVYMYALGQFYKGRTDISNGFIADCLHINVIDVVNAFLFCASEGLVAIHNFTSVGDGEFDVEFCFDVPCGAKQSDFKPHYKSGEIGKRMEENSKLAQTYKIVSGILGKTLSSSDIELLYSMYDYYGLTPEVIVVMVEYFASKGKTTMRKLEREAQKWSENGIDSVAKANLFIKKREELLSFAGTVRRIIGANERKLTTKELEYINRWQQEFQCEAEDIKKAYEITVENTGKVAFGYMNKILESWKKERETGIKEQPILKTKPAAPKKSRYNYEEIERKTFLNVTRKGGETNGL, from the coding sequence ATGATTTTAAACCCCATTTCCTCCGGCCCGGAGCAAGGCTTTATTAAAGTGCCTGACGCGGCCTGCGAAAAGTTAATAAAAACGGGAAACACCGTTTATCTTGCCGTATATATGTACGCGCTGGGACAGTTCTATAAAGGCAGAACAGACATTTCAAACGGATTTATCGCAGACTGCCTGCATATCAATGTAATAGACGTCGTTAACGCGTTTTTGTTTTGCGCTTCGGAAGGGTTAGTGGCCATACATAATTTCACCAGCGTGGGCGACGGGGAGTTTGATGTGGAGTTTTGCTTCGATGTTCCGTGCGGAGCAAAACAATCAGACTTTAAGCCCCACTACAAAAGCGGTGAAATCGGCAAACGGATGGAAGAAAACTCAAAGCTGGCGCAAACCTACAAAATTGTCAGCGGCATTTTGGGCAAAACCCTTTCGTCTTCTGACATTGAATTGCTATATTCCATGTACGACTATTACGGCCTCACACCGGAGGTTATTGTGGTTATGGTGGAATATTTTGCGTCGAAGGGCAAAACCACCATGCGCAAGCTGGAGCGTGAGGCGCAGAAATGGTCTGAAAATGGAATTGACTCGGTGGCAAAAGCTAACCTATTTATAAAAAAGCGGGAGGAATTGCTTTCCTTTGCAGGAACAGTGCGCCGCATTATCGGAGCCAACGAGCGCAAGCTCACCACTAAGGAGTTAGAATATATCAACAGGTGGCAGCAGGAGTTTCAGTGTGAGGCGGAGGACATTAAAAAAGCCTATGAAATTACGGTGGAAAACACCGGCAAGGTGGCCTTTGGCTACATGAATAAAATTTTGGAAAGCTGGAAAAAAGAGCGGGAAACCGGCATAAAGGAGCAGCCAATTTTAAAAACAAAGCCTGCTGCTCCAAAAAAATCAAGATATAATTACGAAGAAATTGAGCGCAAGACCTTTTTAAACGTAACCCGAAAAGGCGGTGAAACCAATGGCTTATGA
- the rpsO gene encoding 30S ribosomal protein S15: MRPEVKQEIIEKYKLHEGDTGSPEVQIALLTERINHLNEHLKLFKKDHHSRRGLLKMVGQRRGLLNYLMKIDIERYRAIIEKLGLRK, from the coding sequence ATGAGACCAGAAGTAAAACAGGAAATTATTGAAAAGTATAAGCTGCATGAGGGCGACACAGGTTCCCCCGAAGTGCAGATTGCGCTTTTAACAGAACGTATTAACCACTTAAACGAGCACTTAAAGCTGTTTAAGAAAGACCATCATTCCAGACGCGGACTTTTAAAAATGGTTGGTCAGCGCAGAGGTCTGTTAAACTATTTAATGAAGATTGACATTGAACGTTACCGCGCAATTATCGAAAAACTCGGACTGCGTAAATAA